The following is a genomic window from uncultured Fretibacterium sp..
CTCCTCCCCATAATAGATGTCGAAGCACTCCCCGCCGTAGGCGCTGCCGTTCTGTTCCAGGTGGTTCCAGAGCTCCGTGAAGATCCGATGGCTCTCCTCCGACAGATTCTCCATCGTGACGATGCAGCGGTGTGTCAGCGCCCGGACGGGCGCCACCTCGCGTGCCGTAACTTTGTAGGACAAGAAAAACGCCTCCTTCTCCAGAGTGAGTGTTTCCAGAAGCTCCAGGTCCCTGTTTCCCTTCTTCAGGCGTTCCTGGAGCACCTGGCGGTGCCGGTCGAGAAAGGCGGCGATCGCATCGGGGTCCCGTGCGCCCAGAAAGGCGCGAATCTCCTCCAGGGGTACGTCCAGCTCCCTCAGGCGTCGGATGCGCAGGGCCTCCACGAACTGCCCCGCGGAGTAGTGGCGGTACCCCGTCGCCTCGTCCACCCAGACGGGCCTCAGGATGCCCTTCTCGTCGTAGAAGCGCAGCGCCTTCACCGAGAGCCTCGTCGCCCTGGAGAACTCCCCGATCGTCAGCAG
Proteins encoded in this region:
- a CDS encoding MerR family transcriptional regulator; translation: LLTIGEFSRATRLSVKALRFYDEKGILRPVWVDEATGYRHYSAGQFVEALRIRRLRELDVPLEEIRAFLGARDPDAIAAFLDRHRQVLQERLKKGNRDLELLETLTLEKEAFFLSYKVTAREVAPVRALTHRCIVTMENLSEESHRIFTELWNHLEQNGSAYGGECFDIYYGEEFDPNNIDVEYCLSFTNPVPDTDRLKVRTVPGGAMACTLHKGPYDQLEGAYTALRHWMEENGYEPVAGSDGARNVYLNSPHEVPPEELLTEVQWPVRKA